The following proteins come from a genomic window of Gordonia westfalica:
- a CDS encoding MlaD family protein, translating into MNGRFAGAARIMRPLWKLIAAAAVAAILFAAITNGIKNPVDGTTAQYTADFTDASGLRPNADVRIRGVKVGKVTAIEMRQSEDAAHAEVSFTLLEPHKLTDQTKAAVKYANLSGVRYVDVTGVDGQGESVTHLPVKQTIPSFDITELFNGLQPVLQTLSPQEINSFSQNALTLLQGDGGGLAPMLKSVDTLSRYATDRQQVISVLVANMSRISDTLGGKSPQILEFLRDIEGPVDSTLTVLDEFRKASEYGPSFMGVLNSILSGVGIQPDTDVDRILTEAFPTVDNLWRSLEMLPTMLEGLQSPVTAPMPEKRCSKAELALPAMAKVLINGSGVVICRA; encoded by the coding sequence ATGAACGGCCGATTCGCCGGTGCGGCTCGGATCATGCGCCCGCTGTGGAAGCTCATCGCCGCGGCCGCGGTGGCGGCGATCCTGTTCGCGGCGATCACCAACGGGATCAAGAACCCCGTAGACGGCACCACCGCCCAGTACACCGCGGACTTCACCGATGCATCAGGTCTGCGACCGAACGCCGACGTTCGTATTCGAGGGGTGAAGGTCGGCAAGGTGACCGCGATCGAGATGCGGCAGTCGGAGGACGCAGCTCACGCCGAGGTGTCGTTCACGTTGCTCGAGCCGCACAAGCTCACGGACCAGACGAAGGCAGCGGTCAAGTACGCCAACCTGTCCGGTGTCCGGTACGTCGACGTGACCGGTGTGGACGGCCAGGGGGAGTCGGTGACCCACCTCCCGGTGAAGCAGACGATCCCGTCCTTCGACATCACCGAATTGTTCAACGGATTGCAGCCGGTGCTGCAGACCCTCAGCCCCCAGGAGATCAACTCTTTCTCGCAGAATGCCCTCACGCTTCTGCAAGGTGACGGTGGCGGCTTGGCACCGATGCTGAAGAGCGTCGACACCCTCAGTCGCTACGCGACCGACCGTCAGCAGGTCATCTCCGTCCTGGTGGCGAACATGTCGCGGATCTCGGACACGCTGGGCGGAAAGTCTCCCCAGATCCTGGAGTTCCTCCGCGACATCGAGGGACCGGTCGATTCGACTCTCACCGTGCTCGACGAGTTCCGGAAGGCCAGCGAGTACGGGCCGTCGTTCATGGGTGTGCTGAACTCGATCCTGTCCGGTGTCGGAATCCAACCCGACACCGATGTCGACCGGATTCTCACCGAGGCCTTCCCGACGGTCGACAATCTGTGGCGCTCACTGGAGATGCTCCCGACGATGCTGGAGGGTCTGCAGTCCCCGGTGACCGCACCGATGCCGGAGAAGCGGTGTTCCAAGGCAGAACTCGCTCTCCCCGCCATGGCGAAGGTTCTGATCAACGGAAGTGGAGTGGTCATATGTCGGGCCTGA
- a CDS encoding MlaD family protein, protein MRRGQSALNGRTLVSIAGLLALIVASLAYLNSLGLSVTNNVNVRHATMMVQHTNGLVVGSKVLLRGVPIGRITAVKPSVEGVRIEWNYKDKYSIPVNSAYRVDNLSALGETYLGITPKTESGPVLSNDVVLTASTITVPTTVDELSARVTRFLEQVDSRQVRSIVDEINEGLPADQEVLTNIQHASALLEATILATRGSLTTLLTDFQPLLTNGAGISDSLAASGDPVERFAVGLAKFLSEGGKKASTSADGKDGFIVTTNAPTSLNREAKPLLEHVQKFLDEAAPDLRVLSDAALPSVASGARSLRSVDLGALMRTALATAGDGNGLVVKVGGR, encoded by the coding sequence ATGAGGCGGGGACAGTCCGCCCTCAACGGCCGAACGCTGGTGTCGATCGCGGGGCTGCTTGCCCTGATCGTCGCCTCGCTCGCCTACCTGAACTCGCTGGGCCTGTCGGTGACGAACAATGTGAACGTGCGCCACGCCACGATGATGGTGCAGCACACCAACGGCCTGGTCGTCGGGTCCAAGGTCCTGCTGCGGGGCGTGCCCATCGGCCGGATCACCGCCGTGAAGCCCTCCGTCGAGGGAGTGCGCATCGAATGGAACTACAAGGACAAGTACTCGATCCCGGTGAACTCGGCCTACCGCGTCGACAACCTGTCGGCACTGGGCGAGACCTACCTGGGAATCACCCCGAAGACCGAATCCGGGCCGGTGCTCTCCAACGACGTCGTGCTGACGGCGTCGACGATCACGGTCCCGACCACGGTCGACGAACTGTCGGCGCGGGTCACCCGTTTCCTCGAACAGGTCGACAGCAGGCAGGTCCGCTCGATCGTCGACGAGATCAACGAAGGGCTCCCGGCGGATCAGGAGGTGCTGACCAACATCCAGCACGCGAGCGCACTCCTCGAGGCCACCATTCTGGCCACGCGCGGATCGCTGACCACATTGCTGACCGACTTCCAGCCCCTGCTGACCAACGGCGCCGGCATCAGCGACTCGCTCGCGGCGTCCGGGGACCCGGTCGAGCGCTTCGCCGTCGGACTGGCGAAGTTCCTCAGCGAGGGCGGCAAGAAGGCGTCGACCAGTGCGGACGGCAAGGACGGCTTCATCGTCACCACCAACGCACCGACCTCGCTCAATCGAGAGGCCAAGCCGCTGCTCGAACACGTACAGAAATTCCTCGACGAGGCCGCCCCGGACCTCCGCGTCCTCAGTGATGCGGCGCTGCCGTCGGTGGCGTCGGGTGCCCGGAGTTTGCGCAGCGTCGACCTCGGCGCCCTGATGCGGACCGCGCTGGCGACCGCCGGCGACGGCAACGGCCTGGTGGTCAAGGTGGGTGGTAGGTGA
- a CDS encoding PaaI family thioesterase: MNSSSLATDESVPAVGLPIFDADRATASMHVRLESVDDHFAVFTQQVQDWQRGPDGAISLAALGPMVDAAVGSAPYLSAGGTRNFVMSSLSATFVAGVGDDDTVRAQSRRVDVDRRTDTVASVAEVHGGAGLIAVVTCRAVPVERVLRETVTVPTQHGLQTVDESGTRPETRAVGAPGTANTATSLRSSVFAAVLGLEVAASTTASVSGTWTTAPWMLNPFDTVQGGVVLAVVTEAAQLALAGITSADEVIGLTEISVDLLRSPAASTTYDWSVSFLRIGRRMVTMAVTVTGTDGREQARATCTAFRVRRD; the protein is encoded by the coding sequence ATGAATTCGAGTTCTCTCGCCACCGACGAGTCGGTGCCGGCGGTCGGCCTCCCCATCTTCGACGCGGACCGTGCAACCGCATCGATGCATGTGCGGCTCGAGTCGGTGGACGATCACTTCGCTGTCTTCACCCAGCAGGTCCAGGACTGGCAGCGCGGTCCCGACGGCGCGATCTCGTTGGCCGCACTCGGCCCGATGGTCGACGCCGCAGTCGGGTCGGCGCCGTACCTCAGCGCCGGCGGTACCCGGAATTTCGTGATGTCGAGCCTGTCGGCGACCTTCGTCGCGGGGGTCGGGGACGACGACACGGTGAGGGCGCAGTCCCGGCGCGTCGATGTCGACCGACGCACCGACACCGTGGCCTCGGTGGCCGAGGTCCACGGCGGCGCAGGGCTCATCGCGGTCGTGACCTGTCGAGCTGTTCCTGTGGAACGGGTACTCCGGGAGACCGTGACCGTACCCACTCAGCACGGACTGCAGACCGTGGACGAATCCGGCACACGCCCCGAGACACGGGCCGTCGGAGCCCCGGGCACCGCGAACACCGCAACTTCCCTGCGCAGCAGCGTCTTCGCCGCTGTTCTCGGACTCGAGGTCGCGGCGTCGACGACCGCGTCGGTGTCCGGCACCTGGACCACCGCACCGTGGATGCTCAACCCGTTCGACACCGTGCAGGGCGGCGTCGTGCTGGCCGTGGTCACCGAGGCCGCACAGCTCGCACTGGCCGGGATCACCTCCGCGGACGAGGTCATCGGGCTGACGGAGATCTCGGTCGATCTGCTGCGTTCGCCCGCCGCGTCGACCACCTACGACTGGTCCGTGTCCTTCCTCCGAATCGGACGTCGAATGGTCACCATGGCCGTGACCGTGACCGGCACCGACGGCCGTGAACAGGCACGGGCCACATGCACAGCATTCCGGGTGCGCCGCGACTGA
- a CDS encoding phytoene desaturase family protein, producing the protein MSPAPKNTTKNTADVIVVGAGHNGLVSAAYLAQAGLDVLVVEASPTVGGMTSTNPFEPEAPGYTINEASMQASLFRTTTIDKDLGLSRKFGLKQTVIDPAHVQLNYDGTSLAMWRDPRRTADELRYFSPSDAEALLDLYRVIDAAVEIGLPLMQTSPVKPDIKKVLQATKGMVKNRKELVAVGRWMASSQAEAIEDSFTSDAIKAPLLIALPFMPFDADLSGWSLIYLGVLSKYGVSMFHGGTGALPAALVESLKSNGGRVRTSAPVDELVMHNGRVTGVRLVGGEEIHARRGVLTACSPKTTLTRLLPEGTLPRVLQNKADKIPTRRRGIADYKLNIALSGKITMEKHEKWRGDGIDLRLGCNSFNTYQESLDAAKACIRGDVPEHIPGLGHATTSFDKGFAPDGCDIFWFWTGLTPSDPREGWEVARDKITERVIRDASHYYNGIESLEVARRPLALPDIEDRFWAIDGSVYHVDPVISRFGPLKPADKFAGYSTPIPGLYLTGAGTHPVAGISGMPGQNAARVMLKEFRKEDGAGLGDRLRSGLVREKTLEARYEKAVSAAR; encoded by the coding sequence GTGAGCCCAGCACCGAAGAACACAACCAAGAACACCGCCGACGTCATCGTGGTCGGCGCCGGTCACAACGGCCTCGTGTCGGCCGCCTACCTGGCGCAGGCCGGTCTCGATGTCCTCGTCGTCGAGGCGTCGCCGACCGTCGGTGGAATGACTTCGACGAATCCGTTCGAACCGGAGGCGCCGGGGTACACCATCAACGAGGCCTCGATGCAGGCCTCGCTGTTCCGGACGACCACCATCGACAAGGATCTGGGACTGTCGAGGAAGTTCGGGCTCAAGCAGACCGTCATCGACCCCGCCCACGTGCAGCTGAACTACGACGGCACCTCCCTGGCCATGTGGCGGGACCCGCGTCGCACCGCGGATGAACTGCGCTACTTCTCGCCGTCGGACGCCGAGGCGCTGCTGGATCTGTACCGGGTCATCGACGCCGCAGTGGAGATCGGCCTGCCGCTGATGCAGACCAGCCCGGTCAAGCCGGACATCAAGAAGGTTCTGCAGGCCACCAAGGGGATGGTCAAGAACCGCAAGGAACTCGTGGCGGTCGGACGCTGGATGGCGTCGTCGCAGGCGGAGGCGATCGAGGACAGCTTCACCAGTGACGCGATCAAGGCGCCGCTGCTGATCGCATTGCCGTTCATGCCTTTCGACGCCGACCTCTCGGGTTGGTCGTTGATCTACCTGGGTGTCCTCAGCAAGTACGGGGTGTCGATGTTCCACGGCGGCACGGGTGCCCTCCCGGCTGCGCTGGTCGAGAGCCTGAAGTCCAACGGGGGTCGTGTACGCACGAGCGCGCCCGTGGACGAACTCGTCATGCACAACGGGCGGGTGACCGGTGTGCGTCTGGTCGGAGGCGAGGAGATCCACGCTCGCCGTGGCGTTCTGACCGCCTGCAGCCCGAAGACGACCCTGACGCGGCTGCTCCCGGAGGGCACGTTGCCGCGGGTCCTGCAGAACAAGGCGGACAAGATCCCCACGCGCCGGCGCGGAATCGCCGACTACAAGCTGAACATCGCGCTCAGCGGCAAGATCACGATGGAGAAGCACGAGAAGTGGCGTGGCGACGGAATCGACCTCCGTCTGGGCTGCAACTCGTTCAACACCTACCAGGAGAGCCTCGACGCGGCGAAGGCCTGCATCAGGGGTGATGTGCCCGAACACATCCCGGGACTCGGACACGCGACGACGTCGTTCGACAAGGGATTCGCCCCGGACGGATGCGACATCTTCTGGTTCTGGACCGGGCTGACCCCGTCGGACCCGCGCGAGGGCTGGGAGGTCGCTCGGGACAAGATCACCGAGCGCGTGATCCGCGACGCCTCGCACTACTACAACGGAATCGAGTCCCTCGAGGTTGCGCGACGCCCTCTGGCGCTGCCCGACATCGAGGACCGGTTCTGGGCGATCGACGGCAGTGTCTACCATGTCGATCCGGTGATCTCCCGGTTCGGGCCGCTGAAGCCGGCGGACAAGTTCGCCGGTTACAGCACCCCCATCCCGGGGCTGTACCTCACCGGTGCCGGGACGCATCCGGTCGCGGGGATCTCGGGTATGCCGGGACAGAACGCGGCGCGGGTGATGCTGAAGGAGTTCCGCAAGGAGGACGGCGCGGGTCTGGGTGACCGCCTGCGTTCGGGTCTGGTGCGTGAGAAGACCCTGGAAGCCCGGTACGAGAAGGCGGTTTCTGCCGCCCGCTAG
- a CDS encoding MlaD family protein → MSGLTRAWERIRANDFLTGMVAVGLAAVLIAGVSYFYMAPPGRQAITFTTRDVASLSGGEDVRVAGISVGKVADVRLRADDVEVELDVTDDVVVGDRSSVRVQLLTAVGGYFVSLIPSGRVTDTSRTIPADRVTVPYTIADTLQELPRITDEVDGDPIESTLAQVADGLGENSKSLRHLIDGMRSISTIVDKQRRQVDAILAMASNYMTTFANSREFVFELIRKVNVALSQFYTYRAGFSEAYRQLGGVLQRLGAVSNFYLNHSDQIYAAVVGARNTADRLRNGMDAMIDNLGPLQSRLASLVAPEGAPDADSAFVLDATAMCLPVAGRKC, encoded by the coding sequence ATGTCGGGCCTGACGCGTGCGTGGGAACGGATACGCGCCAACGATTTCCTGACCGGGATGGTGGCGGTCGGTCTGGCTGCCGTGCTGATCGCCGGCGTGAGTTACTTCTACATGGCACCCCCCGGGCGGCAGGCGATCACCTTCACGACCCGCGATGTCGCGTCGTTGAGCGGGGGCGAGGATGTCCGCGTGGCGGGTATCTCGGTGGGAAAGGTCGCCGATGTCAGACTTCGCGCCGACGACGTCGAGGTGGAACTCGATGTCACCGACGACGTCGTGGTGGGCGACAGGTCGAGCGTCCGCGTCCAACTGCTCACCGCGGTCGGCGGTTACTTCGTGTCGCTGATCCCCTCGGGTCGGGTCACCGACACGAGCCGCACGATTCCGGCGGACCGGGTGACCGTGCCCTACACCATCGCCGACACGCTTCAGGAGCTGCCGCGCATCACCGACGAGGTGGACGGCGATCCGATCGAGAGCACTCTCGCCCAGGTGGCCGACGGTCTCGGTGAGAACTCGAAGTCGTTGCGGCACCTGATCGACGGGATGCGATCGATCTCCACGATCGTCGACAAGCAACGGCGACAGGTCGATGCGATCCTGGCGATGGCGAGCAACTACATGACGACGTTTGCCAACAGTCGGGAGTTCGTCTTCGAGCTGATCCGCAAGGTGAATGTCGCGCTGTCGCAGTTCTACACCTACCGCGCAGGTTTCTCGGAGGCCTACCGGCAGCTCGGTGGGGTCCTCCAGCGGCTGGGGGCGGTGTCGAATTTCTATCTCAACCACTCCGACCAGATCTACGCGGCGGTGGTCGGCGCGCGGAACACCGCGGACCGGCTGCGCAACGGGATGGACGCGATGATCGACAACCTCGGTCCGCTGCAGAGCCGGCTGGCCTCGCTGGTGGCGCCCGAGGGTGCACCGGATGCGGACTCCGCCTTCGTCCTGGACGCGACCGCGATGTGCCTGCCGGTGGCCGGAAGGAAGTGCTGA
- a CDS encoding MlaE family ABC transporter permease: MASPTKYSVSPTLSRTGRWLATSVFTVQEGIGRWALFTLQTVVNIPFTIRHYRKQTFKTMNSMAWGRGSIIVDGGVISLLMILGVAIGVAVAIEAYNTLNLIGFGPLTGVIGAFLNIREMGPIMTGIGFAAQVGCRMTAEIGSMRIAEEIDATETLGIRSIPFVVGTRLVGGMLCVIPGYLLSLAIGFLTASVFVKVVHGAPAGTYDHYFSQFLDPVEVMYSLIKAVTFCAVITIIHCYYGFFASGGPEGVGRASGRAIRASLVMTIVLNLVMTIVLWGLHPDLIFKG, translated from the coding sequence ATGGCATCTCCGACCAAGTACTCCGTGTCCCCGACGCTGTCGCGCACCGGGCGATGGCTCGCCACAAGTGTTTTCACCGTCCAGGAGGGGATCGGCCGGTGGGCGCTGTTCACCCTGCAGACGGTCGTGAACATTCCGTTCACCATCCGGCACTACCGCAAGCAGACCTTCAAGACCATGAACAGCATGGCCTGGGGTCGCGGATCGATCATCGTCGACGGCGGCGTCATCTCGCTGCTGATGATCCTCGGTGTCGCCATCGGCGTCGCGGTGGCGATCGAGGCGTACAACACGTTGAATCTCATCGGTTTCGGACCGCTGACCGGTGTGATCGGCGCCTTCCTCAACATTCGTGAGATGGGTCCGATCATGACCGGCATCGGGTTCGCCGCGCAGGTCGGCTGTCGCATGACCGCCGAGATCGGCTCGATGCGCATCGCCGAGGAGATCGACGCCACCGAGACCCTGGGCATCCGCTCCATCCCGTTCGTGGTCGGCACTCGTCTGGTCGGCGGAATGCTCTGTGTCATACCGGGTTACCTGCTCTCGCTGGCCATCGGGTTCCTGACGGCGAGCGTGTTCGTGAAGGTCGTGCACGGCGCGCCGGCGGGCACCTACGATCACTACTTCTCCCAATTCCTCGACCCGGTCGAGGTCATGTATTCGCTGATCAAGGCGGTGACATTCTGTGCGGTGATCACGATCATCCACTGCTACTACGGCTTCTTCGCGTCCGGAGGGCCAGAAGGGGTCGGACGTGCGTCCGGGCGGGCCATCCGCGCGAGCCTCGTCATGACCATCGTGCTGAACCTCGTGATGACCATCGTGCTGTGGGGTCTTCACCCGGACCTGATCTTCAAGGGGTGA
- a CDS encoding ABC transporter ATP-binding protein, with the protein MGVEVSVEGLTKSFGSQNIWRDVSLTLPEGEVSALLGPSGTGKSVFLKTLIGLLHPEQGSVIIDGTDITQCSAKELYEIRTLFGVLFQDGALFGSMSLFDNIAFPLREHTKKKENEVRDIVMEKIDLVGLTGAEDKLPGEISGGMRKRAGLARALVLDPQIILCDEPDSGLDPVRTAYVSQLLIDINAQIDATILIVTHNINIARTIPDNIGMLFRKELVMFGPREQLLTSEQPVVKQFLSGDRFGPIGMSEEKDEALVAAEAAMAAAGISGGGTKEDFTEIIPQVQPNPGMPERKAVARHRERVLELLPTLPPRAQETIRRSLHEEDRARDEFTSAV; encoded by the coding sequence ATGGGTGTAGAGGTCAGTGTCGAGGGACTCACCAAGTCGTTTGGTTCGCAGAATATTTGGCGAGATGTGTCGTTGACGTTGCCGGAGGGTGAGGTGTCTGCGCTGCTGGGTCCGTCGGGTACCGGTAAGTCGGTGTTCTTGAAGACGTTGATCGGGTTGCTGCATCCCGAGCAGGGGTCGGTGATCATCGATGGCACCGATATCACGCAGTGTTCGGCCAAGGAGCTGTATGAGATCCGGACGTTGTTCGGTGTGCTGTTCCAGGATGGTGCGCTGTTCGGTTCGATGTCGTTGTTCGACAACATCGCGTTCCCGCTTCGTGAGCACACGAAGAAGAAGGAGAACGAGGTCCGCGACATCGTGATGGAGAAGATCGATCTGGTCGGTCTGACCGGTGCCGAGGACAAGCTGCCCGGTGAGATCTCCGGTGGTATGCGCAAGCGTGCCGGGCTGGCGCGCGCGTTGGTTCTGGATCCGCAGATCATTTTGTGTGATGAGCCGGACTCGGGTCTGGATCCGGTGCGTACCGCTTACGTCTCGCAGTTGTTGATCGACATCAACGCGCAGATCGATGCGACGATCCTGATCGTGACGCACAACATCAACATCGCGCGGACGATCCCGGACAACATCGGCATGTTGTTCCGTAAGGAGTTGGTGATGTTCGGTCCGCGTGAGCAGTTGCTGACTTCGGAGCAGCCGGTGGTCAAGCAGTTCCTCTCCGGTGATCGGTTCGGTCCGATCGGTATGTCGGAGGAGAAGGACGAGGCCCTCGTCGCGGCGGAGGCGGCGATGGCGGCGGCGGGGATCTCCGGTGGTGGTACCAAGGAGGACTTCACCGAGATCATCCCGCAGGTGCAGCCCAATCCGGGTATGCCCGAGCGCAAGGCGGTGGCCCGTCACCGTGAGCGGGTGCTGGAGTTGCTGCCCACCTTGCCGCCCCGGGCGCAGGAGACCATCCGCCGCAGCCTCCACGAGGAGGACCGGGCGCGCGACGAATTCACGTCCGCGGTGTAG
- a CDS encoding MlaD family protein, with translation MATAAAAALVAVVLGGCTLNPGELASSVRSAGDGETITVQFDDTLNLPEGSDVTFNGTKVGSVTGVELRGDHVDVNAKLTGRVRIPVDVTASIRQNTVLGDPYVALVATSGGTEVVEPGGLIPLSQTTSPPPLEDTLAVVANFVNGGSIQNMQDVIRTMNTALPDIRQTRRVAKISAIDLSSLSAGTDLIDGMIRGLDATALAVIPHLPAAEQMLSDEGMHYWSQLGKLFSGIGIVLPSIGSVFEGGYWLMPLLRGVDGSVGTVRQGIDAIGANQAQLQQFLSKSLFPFLRKPGLEIVSASTPDGQEIIGDVTKVLRMLGAVR, from the coding sequence GTGGCCACGGCTGCTGCCGCAGCACTCGTGGCCGTTGTTCTCGGGGGCTGCACGCTCAATCCCGGCGAGCTGGCCTCCTCGGTGCGTTCGGCAGGCGACGGCGAGACGATCACCGTCCAGTTCGACGACACCCTGAATCTCCCGGAAGGCTCCGACGTCACGTTCAACGGGACGAAGGTCGGTTCGGTGACCGGAGTGGAACTGCGGGGCGATCACGTCGACGTGAACGCCAAACTCACCGGCCGGGTGCGCATCCCGGTCGACGTGACCGCGTCGATCCGCCAGAACACCGTCCTCGGTGATCCCTACGTCGCGCTCGTCGCCACCAGCGGAGGTACGGAGGTCGTCGAACCGGGTGGACTGATCCCGTTGTCGCAGACGACATCTCCGCCACCGCTCGAGGACACCCTCGCCGTGGTCGCGAACTTCGTCAACGGCGGCAGCATCCAGAACATGCAGGATGTGATCCGTACGATGAACACCGCACTGCCCGACATCCGCCAGACCAGGCGCGTCGCGAAGATCTCGGCGATCGACCTGAGCAGTCTCTCGGCGGGCACCGACCTGATCGACGGGATGATCCGCGGGCTCGACGCCACGGCGCTCGCCGTCATACCGCATCTGCCCGCGGCCGAGCAGATGCTCTCCGACGAGGGCATGCACTACTGGAGTCAGCTGGGCAAGCTGTTCTCGGGCATCGGCATCGTGTTGCCGAGTATCGGCAGCGTATTCGAAGGAGGCTACTGGCTGATGCCGTTACTGCGAGGTGTGGACGGGAGCGTCGGCACGGTCCGGCAGGGGATCGACGCCATCGGCGCGAATCAGGCGCAGCTGCAACAGTTCCTGTCGAAGAGCCTGTTCCCGTTCCTTCGGAAGCCCGGTCTCGAGATAGTCTCCGCGTCGACCCCGGACGGGCAGGAGATCATCGGCGACGTGACCAAGGTCCTCCGGATGCTCGGAGCGGTCCGATGA
- a CDS encoding MlaD family protein, whose product MAMRSAVCLAMAATVAAVATTTAGAGTAQARAEGGYCAMLPDSIGLYAGNKVTQMGYPIGTIESIEPQDIGVRVTFSVDNDRPIPANVAAVTRSKSVLADRSLELVGNYRTGQRLRASECIPLERAHTPQSISQITGSAADLIDQLAPEGDTRALAGSIDEMSSSVIGTGPRVETLMRTAASAARSPERTIADIGSIITMTAPLTKDALARWGDISSIITKLPQATDVAARVLWPGTVNMIYGMQPVLLLISDIEPRYGEYLYPTLDVLADALHIAATRVGDVQKALSAIPSVAANVALVAERGRGAGLRVRPPEVRVRTADGKAWCARVNAVKSGSCTTERGDTRMVRVGVLDLLVAGVR is encoded by the coding sequence ATGGCAATGAGGTCGGCGGTGTGTCTGGCGATGGCGGCCACGGTCGCCGCCGTGGCGACGACCACCGCAGGTGCGGGCACCGCGCAGGCGCGCGCCGAGGGTGGCTACTGCGCGATGCTGCCCGACTCGATCGGGCTGTACGCGGGCAACAAGGTGACGCAGATGGGTTATCCCATCGGCACCATCGAGTCGATCGAACCGCAGGACATCGGTGTGCGCGTGACCTTCTCGGTGGACAACGACCGACCGATCCCCGCGAACGTCGCGGCGGTGACCCGATCCAAGTCGGTCCTCGCCGACCGCTCACTCGAGCTCGTCGGCAATTACCGGACGGGACAGCGACTCCGCGCCTCCGAGTGCATTCCCCTCGAACGGGCGCACACCCCGCAGAGCATCTCGCAGATCACCGGTTCGGCGGCCGACCTGATCGACCAGCTCGCCCCCGAGGGCGACACCCGGGCGCTGGCGGGATCGATCGACGAGATGTCGAGTTCGGTGATCGGTACCGGGCCTCGCGTCGAGACCCTGATGCGCACCGCGGCGTCGGCGGCGCGGAGTCCGGAACGCACCATCGCCGACATCGGCTCCATCATCACGATGACCGCGCCCCTGACGAAGGACGCGCTCGCACGGTGGGGTGACATCTCGTCGATCATCACCAAGCTCCCGCAGGCGACCGACGTTGCGGCGCGGGTCCTCTGGCCTGGAACCGTGAACATGATCTACGGCATGCAGCCCGTGCTCCTGCTGATCTCTGACATCGAGCCGCGCTACGGCGAGTACCTGTACCCGACACTCGACGTGCTGGCCGACGCGCTTCACATCGCGGCAACACGTGTGGGGGACGTCCAGAAGGCACTGTCCGCGATCCCCAGCGTGGCGGCCAACGTGGCACTGGTCGCCGAACGCGGGCGGGGCGCGGGTCTCCGTGTGCGACCGCCGGAGGTGCGGGTACGCACCGCCGACGGAAAAGCCTGGTGCGCCCGGGTCAACGCGGTGAAGTCGGGGAGCTGCACCACGGAGCGTGGCGACACCCGGATGGTCCGCGTGGGAGTGCTCGATCTACTGGTGGCTGGAGTTCGATGA
- a CDS encoding ABC transporter permease → MRDLQVSAAEAEILTYKDEFAHPAPPSGGGVGAVAARAGARTVEYLRTVPKASIATMGRAATLTADVVRYSVTETIRMRLPMVETLEQAWFLLTVTALPAVLIALPFGTEISIQVGAVVNQVGAKSLAGAASGIGVISQGAPIAAGLLMGGAAASAIAADLGARSIREEIDAMRVMGVDPVQRLVLPRFLAILLISPILCVIIVASAVAAGFVLAVSINGVIPGSFWQSFGAFATQTDFYFAILKTMLFGMEVVIIASLRGLEAKGGPRGVADSVNASVVLGFVAVFVTNLMTTQLQTMFFPSQVG, encoded by the coding sequence ATGCGCGATCTTCAAGTCTCGGCTGCCGAGGCCGAGATACTCACCTACAAGGATGAGTTCGCCCATCCCGCGCCGCCCTCGGGCGGAGGGGTAGGGGCGGTCGCCGCTCGTGCAGGGGCTCGTACGGTCGAGTACCTGCGGACCGTGCCGAAGGCGTCGATCGCCACCATGGGACGCGCTGCCACCTTGACCGCGGACGTTGTGCGTTACTCGGTCACCGAGACCATCCGGATGCGTCTGCCGATGGTCGAGACTCTCGAGCAGGCTTGGTTCCTGCTGACAGTGACGGCGCTGCCCGCGGTACTCATCGCGTTGCCGTTCGGCACGGAGATCTCGATTCAGGTCGGCGCCGTGGTCAACCAGGTCGGCGCCAAGTCGCTCGCCGGTGCGGCCAGCGGTATCGGGGTGATCTCGCAGGGCGCCCCGATCGCGGCCGGCCTCCTGATGGGAGGTGCCGCGGCGTCGGCGATCGCCGCCGACCTGGGCGCCCGGTCCATCCGTGAGGAGATCGACGCCATGCGGGTGATGGGTGTCGACCCCGTGCAACGCCTTGTCCTGCCGCGCTTCCTGGCCATCCTCCTCATCTCACCGATCCTCTGCGTCATCATCGTTGCGTCGGCGGTGGCGGCGGGATTCGTTCTCGCCGTCTCGATCAACGGAGTCATCCCCGGCAGCTTCTGGCAGTCCTTCGGAGCGTTCGCCACCCAGACCGACTTCTACTTCGCGATTCTCAAGACGATGCTGTTCGGAATGGAGGTGGTCATCATCGCCAGCCTCCGCGGCCTCGAGGCCAAGGGCGGACCGCGAGGCGTTGCCGACAGCGTGAACGCCTCGGTGGTACTCGGATTCGTCGCGGTGTTCGTCACCAACCTCATGACGACACAGCTCCAGACCATGTTCTTCCCGAGTCAGGTGGGCTGA